In Candidatus Kapaibacterium thiocyanatum, the DNA window GTCCACGACGAGATGACCTGTCGTTCCTGCGGATGCGACGGACAGACGTGTACAGGGGAAGCGTCGTTCGATGCGCTGCAGCGCATCTTCCGTCGGCTCGTGCGGAACGATGACGAGACGCAGGCCGTGAAGCCGCAACGCAGGAAGAAAGAGGTCCTCGTCCGGTTCCCAGGAACTGCCCAGAACGATCGTCGTGACGCTCTCGTCACGCAGGGCGAGAATATCGGCCAGGGGATGATGCAGGCGATCCGTGATGCGATCGTATCGCGTGTCGGGGAGTACATCCACGACTCGTTCCGTCAGCATGTGCAACGTTGCGGCATCCGCTTCCGTGACGGCAGTGATGGACGAGCATCGACGGTAGGTGTCGGCCGTCCAGCTCCGGAGGAATCCCTTGCGTCCGGACGACGGCATCGTCGCATTGACGAGCATGACGGACGTACCGTGAGCGGAACAGGCCAGGACGTGATTGCGCCACAGGTCGTATCGGCCGACCAGCAGTACATCCGCGTCGATGGAGCGGACCGTCTTCCTCGCGTTGCGCCGGGTGTCGACGGGGAGGTAGTGGAGGTCGTCGACCAGGCCCGAGCGTCGCTGATGGACGAAACCGGATGGTGAATACGCCGTGCCCACGATGTAGACGTCTGGCCTTGATGCACGGATTCTCTGAAGGACCGGAACGAGTTGTTCGAACTCGCCCATGGAGGCTGCATGGACCCATAGCGTAGGGCCGATATGGGACGGGACCTTCCAGTCATCGCCGGAAAGTCCCGTGAATCGTTGTCCGGCCTTCGCATTGAAGATCGCCGCGATGCGGCTGGCGAGTGCCAGCACGGGCATCGCGATCAGGGAATGGATCAGATCGACGATCTTCGTCATCTCGTCGTTCAGCGTCCGCTGAACGATGCCTGCCGCTTCTCGAGGAAGGCTTGCGTACCTTCCTTGAAGTCCTGCGTACCGCAGACACGTGCGAAGATGCTGGCTTCGACGAAGAGACCTTCGAGCAGTGATGTGTCATCGGCAACCTGCACGGCTTCGAGGCAGCCATACAGTGCCAGGGGAGCCTTCGTTGCCAGCGAGGCGGCGAACGCCTGGGTCGATGCAAGGAGCGTGTCCTGAGGATAGACGCGGTTGACCAGGCCCAGGCGCAGGGCTTCGTCGGCTCCTACCATGTCACCCGACAACACCAGTTCCATCGCCTTCGCAGGGCCGACGAGGCGGCTCAGGCGTTGCGTACCGCCGTATCCCGGAATGATTCCGAGGTTGATTTCCGGCTGGCCGAATCGTGCGTTCTCCGAAGCGAAGCGGATATGGCAGGCCATGGCCAGTTCACAACCACCTCCGAGCGCGAAGCCGTTGACGGCAGCGATGACGGGCTTGCCGAGACGCTCGATGGCGTTCAGCACGCGTTGTCCACGCTCCGCGAACAGACGACCGCTATAGGTGTCCTGCCGGTGGAGTTCCTCGATATCGGCACCGGCGGCGAAGGCCTTCGGGCCACTGCCGGTCACCACCACGGCATGGATTGTGGGATCGGCCTTGATCTCGGCGAAGGTTGCCTCGAGAGCATCCAGGACGTCCGAATTCAGGGCATTGAGTTTGTCGGGACGGTTCAGGCTGACCGTCACGTATCCCGTGGCGCGATCGATTAACACTACCGAGCTCATGTTTTCGGTCTTGCATGCAATGGAACAAATCGGGGCAAAGCTACGAAAAAGGTCGGGCCGACTCGGGGCGCACGACGTAGGTGTTGATATCTGCGGGTTGGCTGCCATGCGGTACGATCCTAACTTTGAACCCAAGTGCATGACGACCCCCCACCGGCTACCATATCGTCTTCTCGTTGCAGTGCTCATGGCGCTCGCGTTCTGCATCGCCATACCTCCCAACGTCGAGGCCGGACAGAAGGGCAGGAAGAAGAAAGCCGT includes these proteins:
- a CDS encoding enoyl-CoA hydratase, whose translation is MSSVVLIDRATGYVTVSLNRPDKLNALNSDVLDALEATFAEIKADPTIHAVVVTGSGPKAFAAGADIEELHRQDTYSGRLFAERGQRVLNAIERLGKPVIAAVNGFALGGGCELAMACHIRFASENARFGQPEINLGIIPGYGGTQRLSRLVGPAKAMELVLSGDMVGADEALRLGLVNRVYPQDTLLASTQAFAASLATKAPLALYGCLEAVQVADDTSLLEGLFVEASIFARVCGTQDFKEGTQAFLEKRQASFSGR